TCTTAAAGCGACGGTTTTCCCGGGGCTTCCCCCTTCAATAAGGGCAACGATACCGGTAACGCTTTTCGTGCAGGTATAAGGAATACCCATTTCATCAAGCTTACCCTTTATGTATTCGCAGGTTTTAGGAAGCTGAGTGCCAACCTCCGGTATCTGGTGAAGCTCTCTTCTCCATTTGATAATCTCGTTTTCAATTTCCAAAGCAAGGTTTAAAATATTTTCCATAGTACATCTCCTTTCAATGATAGGCCGCAGTTTTCTTATGTATTGTAAGTTTTTTAAAGAAGTAACATAAGCCGATTCATTATAAGCTCAAAACCACAGCTTCCTTCGAAGGCAGTATATTTTGAGAAAGCGTTAAAATACGGTTTTGTTACTGTTTAAATATGCTATACTATAAGCCTGCGTTACTTTGGTTTTTTGTTTTTAATCTTATTTACATAAGTATAATTATACTTTAAAAAAATATATAAATATACCCCTTTATCATAATTTTAAAGGGGTATATTTGCTTTATATTGAATTATAAAATTTCGGTTTAATGCTGAATTATTTCTTAAAGCTGCGCTGAGATATTTTTCTGAGCTTATATTTTTTCCAAAAGCTCTTTTAAATCGTTTTCCGTAAAATCATATTCTTTATTGCAGAAATGGCATCTTAAATTGGCATTCTTGTCATTTTCAAGCATATCTTTAAGCTCTTCTTTTCCTACACTGATAAGGGCTTTTTCAACTCTCGTTCTGTCACAGTCACATTTGAAATTTACCGGGGTTTTTTCATAAAAAATAATATCTAAATCCTCTAAAATCATTTTCATAATGTCCTCGGGGGAATTGCCTTTATCCAGAAGGGTGGTTACCGGTTCAAGATAGGGAAGCTTTTTTTCTATGACGGAAATGACCTCTTCGGGGGTATCCGGCATTAACTGAATGATGAAGCCGCCGGCTTCTTTACAGCTATAATCCGTATCCACTAATACCCCAAGAGCAACCGAGGAAGGAATCTGCTCACTTTTGGCAAAATAATAGGTCAAATCGTCTGCTATTTCCCCGGATACTAAAGGAACCTG
This is a stretch of genomic DNA from Anaeropeptidivorans aminofermentans. It encodes these proteins:
- the hslO gene encoding Hsp33 family molecular chaperone HslO, whose translation is MEDYIIRMSAGNGSVRAFFAYTKNTVGQAQRLHSLSPVATAALGRLLTGAAIMGAMLKNDQDILTITAKGDGPLKGIVVTADNKVNVKGYVYEPIVDLPLKPSGKLDVGGAIGQGVLTVIKDMGLKEPMSGQVPLVSGEIADDLTYYFAKSEQIPSSVALGVLVDTDYSCKEAGGFIIQLMPDTPEEVISVIEKKLPYLEPVTTLLDKGNSPEDIMKMILEDLDIIFYEKTPVNFKCDCDRTRVEKALISVGKEELKDMLENDKNANLRCHFCNKEYDFTENDLKELLEKI